Proteins from one Miscanthus floridulus cultivar M001 unplaced genomic scaffold, ASM1932011v1 os_1823, whole genome shotgun sequence genomic window:
- the LOC136534339 gene encoding vegetative cell wall protein gp1-like: MPSAPGLGTRHTPSYAPSGPHPRAHNTPHRTPPHRAPPTAPHAATRRPNRAPPRRPFTHMPHHTRHPPPLPAPPRPAHRRGIAAPPPGAAPPRRVPPPAPSALGAPPRPRRRTAPVRPAPGTPVPPPDAARPPASGSPQYPSAP; the protein is encoded by the coding sequence atgcCGAGTGCCCCAGGTCTTGGCACTCGGCATACTCCTTCGTATGCCCCCAGCGGCCCTCACCCTCGCGCACACAACACGCCGCACCGCACGCCGCCCCACCGCGCCCCGCCCACCGCACCGCACGCCGCCACCCGCCGCCCCAACCGCGCCCCGCCGCGCCGGCCCTTCACACACATGCCGCACCACACGCGCCACCCCCCGCCACTCCCCGCCCCACCGCGCCCCGCCCACCGGCGCGGCATTGCTGCCCCGCCCCCAGGCGCCGCCCCGCCCCGGCGCGTCCCGCCCCCAGCCCCGTCCGCCCTcggcgccccgccccgcccccggCGTCGCACCGCCCCGGTGCGTCCCGCCCCGGGCACCCCCGTCCCGCCGCCGGACGCGGCCCGCCCCCCGGCCTCCGGCTCCCCGCAGTATCCCTCTGCCCCG